In Vitis vinifera cultivar Pinot Noir 40024 chromosome 4, ASM3070453v1, the genomic window AAACCAACCAACTCATCTGATGCCTCAAGCAGACGGGCATGCATTGATTCCTCCCGGCCCTTTGCATCAGCCAAATCTGCCCGGAGGGCCTCATTCTCCCCCCGGGCGGCGGATAAGCTGGCTTCAGCCTCCGCCAGTCTCAGACGCAATTGATCTTCAGCATCTTTGCGCCGAGTGGCGAAGGCCTTCACATAATCAGTAGTCCGCAGCAAGTCAGTAAAAAGATCGTATTGATTGGCCATGCCGCGGAGACCACTCACCAGCTGCAAACAAATAGCCCAGCAAGAAAAGCAAAGTTAGAAATCACACATCGGAATGACAATCAAAAAGCACAAAAACAGTTTTACCGTTTCCACCATCTCGAACATTTGGGCTGAAGGCTTGACAAGGGGCAAGCCGGGTGGAATCTGTTTTAGCttctcttccaactccgcgtagctaaaAGGGCTAGCAGAGGTGCAAGATACATCATTAACAGGATCCCCCCCTGATGAGGCAAGAGAAGAGCACTCTTGTTCCGGATTCGGGACCTCAACATCTACGGCCGGATGGACATCCCCGTGTGCAACCTCAGCATTTACGGCCGGATGGACCTCCCCGGGTGCAACCTCAGCCGGGACCACCACCGGGATGGCTGGTCTCTCAGTTACCATCTCCACTTCACCCCCCTCCGGATGAGCGTCGTGGGCAGATGAGCAactaacttcaatctcttgAAGCCGCCCGAGAAGTCCGGACCTCAGATTGCGCACCGAGCGAGGCTTCTTTGAGGGTGGCCCCGTCACCAGAACAAGAGCCAGTCGGTCCGGATCGTCAGAGGGCTGACTCTGGCTTTCTGTTCCCGCTTCCTCCATGGGGGTCGCACAAACGGCCTTAGCTGCATCAGCATCCGAATTGCGGGAGTCCGGATGGTTGACAgacgcagcttcctcagccaaatTCGCTAGACGCGCAACCGCTGCCAGGGAGGTGCTTGAGTGGTTCAGCCCCGCAAGGTGTCCGGACCCGCTTGAGATGGAATGAGGGGCAGCAttcactggctcctctatcatgACCTCCGCCTCGTGGATAATGGGCGGAGGAGCAAATTCCATGGGAGGAGTGGGCTCCCTCACgtctttcccatttttcttcaccagcttcctcaTTTTCACTGGAGTTTTCTCTAGAGGGGAATCTGCGTCATgtttctgtccgggagccttccgaaGGGTCCCttcgttcttcttcttctcccgaTCCTCCAGAAGAAGTCGACGTTTTTTAGCGTCAGCCTCTTTTAACGCCTCGTAAATCGGGAAATCCTTCACGGTATAATGTTCCCCAGGAACAACCTCCTTTGGCATCTTCCTGGGGAGAATATTGATGACATATTCTCggggctcccggacgaccgcCGTCAGGTTCCGCGCTGTCAGCAGCGTCTTGCACTGCCTTTCCTTGGCGTCTATCTCGAACAATTTGCAGAGACAGCCAAAGAACGTCTTTTCCACCCAGTCCACAAGATGGCCCCTCAATTCCGGACCTACATTAACAGCAACAAAAGATGAGAATATCATCCGGAAAAGTcaacaaaaaatcaacaaagtAAAAGTCGGACAATAGTCACAAAGCAAACCTACCCGGAACCACTAAGGAGTAGTTTGGAGAGAAAGGCCTCGCCGGATGCTCCAAAAGCCTCGCCCATGCACCCCGGACCACCACGTGTCCCgtcgcccctccctttgtcgaatctggcagcTCCGTCACCAGTTGGAGGGAGGGCAGGTGTGCGAACATGCTGAAGATGTCAGATTTTACCTTTTTCAAAGAATACACAAAAAACACCTCCAGCAGCGTGAGATCGAGGTTGTACAACATGTTTATGacgctgcatcccatcagcacccggacaatGTTGGGATGAACGAAGACGGGTGGAATCTGGGTAAAGTGGAGGAACTCCTTGAACAACGGCGgtagagggaaccggagccccgcgttgaattgttccttcgAGAAGATCATGGTTTTTTCTTCTGCTTTCTCAGAAGGCACAAGCACCCTCCCATTCAGCAGTTCGACAGCCACGTTATCCGGGATACAGAACCGTTCCCGGAATTCCTTCGCATCCAGCTTATCTATCGCCTTTCCACGAACTTCGCTAGCCCGGGAGGATGAAACAGTCTTTTTTGCAGCCATTTTTTACCACAAACACAAACCAAAATCTACACACAAAGAAGCGCAATGGGTAAAAACACCAGTAacccaaaaaatacacaaaccctaacccaaaaGCAGTCAGAAAAAACCCCAAAGAACCCCAGAACACCAACAAAAtgccaaaattcaaaacaacaGACGCAAATGACTTGCCCAGAACAAATGCCCAAACCAACCAAAAACCAAGACCAAAGCACCAACAAACGCATCAAAAGGAGCAGCAACAGCAAAAGTACACGTACCAAACGAAGCTTTGAAGAAGAAAGGTTGCTGTCTCGATACAAAATCACCGGTACAAAAGCGTTTTCAAGTTTCTTTACTCAAAGAAGCAAAGAACACAACAAAAGCGAGAAGAAAAAAGGCTCTCAAAAGAATGCagtagaaaaaatgaaaaagaaggtaTAGTGCGCTATTTATAGGGGGACCAgccctcggaaagccaaacgtCCAAACAGCGCTATCATTGAAACAACATGCTGCCTGGGAATTCCCAGAGTCGacggctcatcataaatgccttttatggcttccgcacccccactcgccacgtggcccagtcagacGAAAAGACcgcttcaaaattcaaaaagccagttatttttttaacccgcccattttttgggcaaaataggcaagttaaaaaggggggcaatgtagggacccctccctctgggaaacacgtggcacgcacctCACAGTGGcacgtggcacgtgttatcagccggaccatcgtTATCCGGATTCTCCTAAAGATATACATAAGGCAGCTCTCCtgtccggaccgcctcaaggaaaggcaaatgacgtttcaacttctcctatccaaggaagagcaaacgtcgCTGGCAAAGCACAGACATCCGGACAACCTTCATAAATGTATCCGCTCCACGATACATCCGGGTAATTAGCATATGCCACCCGGATATAATCGTCCGGATCATCAATCAAAgtaaagcaagtcttacacgctatcacgacAGCCAGctatggcccacatcccatgacctgcagaatgagaagacaagaggaagtgacagcaagtcacttcccacgatcattctacataatcacttcccacgatctctgacagccgcatcacctaccatggtttctgacagccgtTCGTAGGGTGATAATGCTCCTACCgacacctattatcatcatcacaacataaaatatctcctcaccattaatgagaggaacagtacccctgaagctatatatatatgcccTCGCACGAAGAAGAGGAATCCTCCTGGTAACCTTTTAATACctggtaaaaggccaactgatttatattcctctctctgaccatggctaacaaaaccatcggagggtgcgtccggacaccctgtccggatgccttcttgCAGGTATAACGGCTGGATCAAGAACCTTTATGGGTTGAGATCACGCGTCCATCCATCTATCAACTACCTGGATCACCAAAGACGTGAGACATCAACATCTATGATGATCAAAGTAGTATTTATATCATCCAAAAAGTAGTACATAAGATAGTTAAAGTTAGTACCTATATCATCGAAAGGTAATACGTGAATGGTTAAAGGTAGTATATTTGATCAAAAAAgtatatgaaatattaattatttttagataactacataaaatttgtatttttttaaacttgagtCCTTATtctatggttttttattttttttatatgagtatgaaaacacatttttctcAAAAGTGTTTTATCCAAaataggaatggcaacggggcgggttcgggacgggtcgccaccatcccaaccccgccccgtttagcAAAACCAATTCCCATCCCCGTCtcgtttaaaaaattaaacggggcggggcggggcgggtatgggaaattcccatacccgccccgccTCGCCCcgtttagcttttttttttttgtttaattactttaaaaaattttaattacattaaaataaatatattttataaataataaaaatattttattttttataacttattttattaaaaaaatttattattatctatatattaaaaatagtaaaatttaaatttaaattaaattaaattaaattaaattttaaaattaattttatatgtaaacggggcggggcgggatgGGGTAATACCCGAACCCGTcccgggtttaaaaaaaaatctcatacccatcccaaacccggttaataaattttaaccccgtcccattaggggcggggctAGACGGGTACCGGATAAAACCtgccccgttgccatccctaatcCAAAAGTATCTTTCAGAGAATCATGTACTTAAAGTCATTTGAcaagtaattttagaaagtgtttgttatcatttaagtgttaaaaatgtcaaaaacattttctataattacTACCAAACTTACTCTAAGTATTTCTTAAaacactacaagtgatttttaaattttttaaaaatatttcttaaattttatcaaaacaattagttattttttaaaaaatattctttaaactAAAAGTacatttgacagtaattttatgaagtatttctaacatttttaacacttgaaaaaatgtattatttaagtgttagaaatattagaaactctaaaaataattcaaatttcatacattaactaattaaaattaatacctaaaatgatcaaagtacctatataataaaaaaaaagtagtagATAAGATAGTTAAAGTTAatacatatatcatcaaaaGATAGTACGTGAATGGTCATAGGTATTttatttgaccaaaaaaatatatgaaatattaattatttttaaataactacataaaatttgtatttttttaaaccgAACCcttattttatgctttttttttttcttttatgagtgtatgaaaacacatttttatcAAAGCGTTTtatctaaaagtatttttaagataatcatatattaaaaacttatttgataagtaattttataaattatttttaatatttctaacactaaaaacattttttactctaagtatttcttaaaacactataagtgattttttatatttttaaaaatgtttcttaaattttatcaaaatagctaattaatttttcaaaaataccttttagattaaaaatactcattaaaataaatcaaatgttatcgattttatcaaaattattagaCATATCACAATTATCTCTATCTTTGCTACAAAAACGAAAGTACTTGTCTTCTTATGAATAATGGGATAATTGATGGGAAGTCGCCACGCTAGGGTTTTGGGTCAAAGAGGAAGGGGTTAGTCGTGGCGATGTCTTGAGGCAAAAGACAGAGGAATCAACcaccttatttttcttttattttttattaaataattatatatatataaatttattcacttGCCACGTGGAACAAACCAAGAATTGTTTGGGTTAGCAATTAGGATTTGTAATTAATACGATCCATCATTGTTACTCTCCAAAACTAGTAACAAATTGGTTGCAAAAAGTTGGTTTCACCAGAATTAAGGTATTCTCTAGAGGGATTACGATTCTCCAAGGCCCAAGCCAACCGATTCCCAGGAAACGAAAGTCCAAACGCGGGatacaaagggaaaaaaaaggaggaaagtTCCACTCCTTGGCTCCTTGACCCCACAGCCTTTTCCCATCACCAATTCCATCAGAAATCTAATTCCGCCAAAACCGATTCCAACAGATCTCCATTACCTTTTCAAATTCCAAAAGTCTCTTAATCTCAATCAAATGTGAAGAGATTCTCAATTTGAGGGCGAGTATAGGGAGAGTCCAGAGCGAGGAAGAAGAAATTACAGTGGATCTAGTTCGATCCGTCCTCAATCGGAGAGAGACAGATGACGATTCTGTATGCGTTGGTGGCGAGGGGATCCCTGGTGTTGGCGGAGTTCAGCGGAACGTCGACGAATGCGAGCGCGATCGCGAGGCAAATTCTCGAGAAAATTCCGGGGGACAACGATAGCAATGTTTCCTACTCTCAAGATCGCTATATTTTTCATGTGAAGCGCACCGATGGCCTCACCGTTCTCTGCATGGCCGACGACACCGCCGGAAGTAAGATTTTTCTTCGTCTTCTCTTTTGATTTGTGGATTTGTTTTGTGTTTTaagtttttgaatttgaatttactTGATATGTTGTGGatcaaaccctaattttttcaggaatattttgaatttttgttgaatttttttctttccctgaTTTATTGGTCAATAAACACTCTGAACGTTTTTTGGAATTTGGTCGTGAAGACATCAGTGATCAGACTGATGGGGATAATaggaattttcaaaatcaaactttGATTTAAACTTCACTGAGGCTAGTTTTGGATTATTCGTGTGAGAAGATCAATTGCCTCGCCCCATCGATTTTGAGGCAGGATTAGGATTATCTTTATTGAGAACTGGCCAGGTACGAGATGGGGTTTTTACATTCAACCCTTGCTTAAGCTAGGATCgagtttgatatttttcattcttggtattattttcaaatttttatggcCATAGTTTTGTTTGCAAATATATGACATCTAGGAGCATATTGTCATTCACTGCATTTACTAGGATCGGATTGGGATTAATTTCAGAAGGTtggaattttttcttttttcattttccattggCAGAAGAACATGTAAAAAGCAGGGACCCTAAGTATAGGGTAGGcatagaaaaatgccaaaacaacaaaacaaaaaagaaagaaaaaaaggaagccACCTCATACATGCATACAATCACTCACTCGCCCACTAGGGCACCCCAAGCATAGGGGAGGTATAGAAAAgctgccaaaaaaaaaagaagtaagcCACCTCATACACGCACAAAATCAAACACTATCTCACTATCTAGCACTCAACCAATCTATAAATTCTAACAAGAATATGGGGTTATTTTGAATATGTTGGTGAGTCAATTGGAATAGGGAACAAATAAGGGAGCCCTTTAGTGCTTGATTTGAATTCCATCAAAGGATCTTTGGTTTTGTTCCTCCCAAATCATCCATAACAGGCAAAGAGGAGTTGTCCTCCAAATCTTCCTTctatttttgctcatgaaaccCTCGCAACATCCTTTTAGCATATAATTCATAGAAGAAGAAAGGACCCAAGAGATGCTgaagagagaaaacaaaaaatgccaAACCATTCCACAATGGATGACCATGTGGTTAGCAGCTTCTTCTGAACTCTTGCATAAACAATAATGATTAGCCAACAAACATCTTCTTTGCCTAAGCTAATCTAAGGTCAGGATCTTTTTCCCATGCAGCCTCCTAAGCAAAAAAGGCTACATTTAAGGGCTCCCGAGAGTTCCACACTACATTCAAGTGAAAATACACTCCTCTATCAGACTCTAAGGTAGAAAAGAAAGATCTGACCAGGAACTTCTCACTCTTGCTAGCTTTCCAAGTCAAGTCATCTTTGTCCTTGGTGCACTTCCTAAACACTTGAAGCCTCCTAAGTAACTCCTCAAAGCCATCCAATTCCCAATCTTGAAATTGTCTTATGAAGCCCGGGTTCCACACAACCTACCCTCTTGCAACCTCTTGAGCATTCACCACCCATGCCTCCTTATTAGCTGCAAAGGAGAAAAGAGAGGGGAAGAAATCCTTTAAAGGAGCATCCCTGCACCAAACTCTTGCCAAAATTTGAGTCTTCTCCCATTGCCTACCAAAAATCTTGTTATAGCCTGTATTAAAATGGACTATGGTTGTGTTGCGTCAGGAGGGTGCCTGTATTAAATTGTCTGGAttccaaaacttttttttagtCTGTGTTAAGTTTATCATTCTTAAATGTACTAGCCAAATGACAGAACTAGTGATCAATTTGGAGCAGATGACATGGGTTAAATCCTATCCTTCAACCTAAAAGGAAATTTAGGAGTAGCATATATGTGGAAGCCATTTTGAACGCACTTCTAATGCTTACTCAAAGTATTCTTGTATCAGTGAATAAGAAGCTGCAGACTTCAATCTTTTTTCCGggtcctttttattttattttaattttttcggAACATATGGTTGGTTgattgcctataaaaaaatctAGAGTTAGAGTATGTATTTCTATATACATTTAGGGTACAAGTGTGTATTTTATTGGGTCAGATATGCATGTTCCAATACATTATAGCTCCCCAGGATGGGAATTGGATATCCGATTCTCTTTTTTGGTTCATGGATAGAATTGTGTCCCAAACTTGATATATCTTATCCATTTGTTTGGTCTGCTGATGGAACTGTATCCTGAACCAAATAGGATGTCCCAGCCAAGTTTGGCTGCAAGAAAACATCTGAGAGAACAAAAGTACAAATACATGCTCAATACtactttagaattttttattattttttttatttttctattttacacATAATTTGGAAATGATTATTATATAGAAACTGGCTATTTAAACAGTGGTGAAGGATGTTATCTGGTGGCTAGCAATAGCCAGCAAAGACAATCTAGCTTTTGCAATGGTGAGAGATAGTAAAAAACTTTTCATTTGTGAATGGAGACAAGAGTCTGCATCAATCTTATATACTTAGATATGATATACCACCTATCAAATGGAATAGTTTTATCCCACCATGGGGGATAAATAGTTTGAGTAAATATTTACTGACACATATATCTGCCCAAACAATGCTACCAAGCAACAGATATAATTATTCATATCTTATCTGGTTCCGTATCTTGTTTGCCAAATACAACCAGTGTGACTCTGGTTTTAGAGCATTTCTTGGTCCAGCTGCTACTCCCAAATAATGAATTTACCATACTAAGCTTTGATATTTTATCGTGCAGGGAGAATTCCTTTTGCATTTCTTGAAGACATTCATCAGAGATTTGTGAGAACTTATGGTCGTGCAGTTCATTCAGCTCAGGCTTATGCAATGAATGATGATTTTTCAAGGGTTCTGAGCCAGCAAATGGAATATTACTCAAATGATCCAAATGCAGATAGGATAAACCGGTTAAAAGGTGAAATGGGTCAGGTGAGTTTTTAATGCTTATATGAACTTAGTTTTACTATTCTTGTGCTCATTAGTTTCTCTTTTTGTGTCTTATTGCTTTATGGGAAGAATTGCCATTCCTTTGGGCTTCATGTGCTGGCCTAAGGGTCCAGACTTATGAGTGCTTCAATTTTCACCTTGGTTAATTGCAATGCATGATTTATCCCGGATAGtacttgtgtgtgtgtgtgtgtgtatctCTTTGTGCTGCTTGGATAATGAGTATGTTGGATTAGGCTTCTCCATAAATATAAAGATGTGCTCTTGATTCATTTTTGACCTTTTAAAAACGTTGTAGCATGTCAAGGTTCATTTTCTTTAGACTATGTTCAGTTCATTCAAATATATTGTAGTGTATGAAGGCAGTTAATGACATTATTTTTTACCTTCTAAAAAAGTTGTAGCATATTTCATTCAAATATGTTATGTTCATTCAAATATGTTGTAGTGTATAAAGGCAGTTGAAGACATTCTATTTGGTCTTTTGATTTGACAGGTACGCAATGTCATGATAGAGAATATTGATAAAGTTTTAGACAGAGGTGATCGCTTGGAGTTGCTGGTTGATAAAACTGCTAATATGCAAGGAAATACATTTCGATTCAGAAAACAAGCCCGTCGTTTTAGAAGCACTGTGTGGTGGAGAAATGTCAAACTCACGTATGTGCTCTATACTACTATCTCGTCATATATGTTAACACTTGCACTAGGACAAGATTCTGAGTATCATTCTTTTTTGCGGCCACATTTAGGAGCAAAATTACTGGTTGCAAAATGGGGTAGAAACCTTCTTTTAGATGACTCATTTAAAGTAACTCTCATGAAAGTTTAGCCTAAAACTAAATACCAGGATGATTTACCTGTTTCTTGCCTATCAAGCGAATTTAATGATCACTTGTAGAAGTAATTAATCATCCCATTACCAATGAGCTGTGGTATCACCAGAGGATTTCATGTGATCCAAGAGTCTGAGATAGTTGTTGGGTTTTCAAGCTCTCTGAGGTATAGTACAATTATGTATCAGTATGAGTACTGGGGCAATAATTTTTCCCATCAAAAGTAAAAGTTGTTGTACAATGGTCTTCTTATGATTAGGATTTGAACATATAGTCTATTAGTCTATGAGAAAGATGGTATATCATGGTATGCTTTGAAATTATGTAAGATTTTTCCTGGTTGTTGGTGAGATCTAGATTATTTTTAGTTCTCTTTTATAGCAAATGCAGATTTTGTAACttaaatatgtttatataagGTCCAAACTGACTGCCAAATGAATTTCAAAGCCTTAATTTTAAACAGTTGCTATGAATGTAATTTAGCATAACCTTACTATGATAAGATGGAAACTCCCATATTTTCTTGATAGGATGTTGAATATTGTGTTTTGTCGTGCACTGATAAAATGCTTTCTATCTTGCAGGGTTGCACTGATAATAATCCTCCTCGTTATTGTATATGTCATACTGGCTTTTGCTTGCCATGGGCTTGCACTTCCTTCTTGCGTTAAGTGAGGGTGGTTGTGGAGTGAGCTTTGCTTgagtttcttgttttcttttattttatttatttctctccTTTTATTTTTCGGTTCTGTGGATTCTTCTCTTTCAGTTTCCTCTGCTGCAAGTTCCCTTGTTTGTGTAATTTAAAAGACTCATCATCCTCCTTGTCTTCGTGCATGTCTTTGTCCCTCATTCATGGAAAACTTGAACAGGGTTTGTGGCTTGTATGTTTCTTGAAGCCATTGAGttgataattaatatttatggACTAATTTTTACTACAAATATTCTCTATAACCAGATTCTTCCATTGGGATTTTGGATGGACCAAGTAAACCACTATTACTGTTGTTTGGAAGATGAGGACTGCTACGCCAGggttgaaaatgtttttattcaatGTCTTCCACTAGTAGTATCTACTTAAGATGTACCAAATTCTTACTGGCATA contains:
- the LOC100257603 gene encoding vesicle-associated membrane protein 711 isoform X2, with the translated sequence MTILYALVARGSLVLAEFSGTSTNASAIARQILEKIPGDNDSNVSYSQDRYIFHVKRTDGLTVLCMADDTAGRRIPFAFLEDIHQRFVRTYGRAVHSAQAYAMNDDFSRVLSQQMEYYSNDPNADRINRLKGEMGQVRNVMIENIDKVLDRGDRLELLVDKTANMQGNTFRFRKQARRFRSTVWWRNVKLTVALIIILLVIVYVILAFACHGLALPSCVK
- the LOC100257603 gene encoding vesicle-associated membrane protein 711 isoform X1; protein product: MTILYALVARGSLVLAEFSGTSTNASAIARQILEKIPGDNDSNVSYSQDRYIFHVKRTDGLTVLCMADDTAGRRIPFAFLEDIHQRFVRTYGRAVHSAQAYAMNDDFSRVLSQQMEYYSNDPNADRINRLKGEMGQVRNVMIENIDKVLDRGDRLELLVDKTANMQGNTFRFRKQARRFRSTVWWRNVKLTYVLYTTISSYMLTLALGQDSEYHSFLRPHLGAKLLVAKWGRNLLLDDSFKVTLMKV